GGATCTCGCGGACCTCGTCGAGCAGGCCGATGCCGATGGTGTCCCGGTGTATGTCGGCAGCGACGAGGTGATCGAGCAGATGACCGGCTTCCACCTGCACCGCGGCGCGTTGGCGTCGATGCACCGCCCGGTGCTGCCGGCATACACCGAATTGCTTGCAGGCTCTGGTCGTTCGAGGATCGCGGTGCTGGAGGATCTGGTCGAGCACACGAATGTCGGTGCGATCTTCCGATCCGCCGCGGCGTTGGGCGTGGACGCGGTGCTGGTGACGCCGCGGTGCGCGGACCCGTTGTATCGCCGCTCGATCCGGGTGTCGATGGGGACCGTCTTCCAGGTCCCGTGGACGCGCATCGAGCCGTGGCCGGACGGTATCGAGGCGCTGCGCGCCGCCGGCTACACCGTGGCGGGTATGACGCTCGCCGACGATGCCGTCACGCTCGATGAGCTGGTGGCGCAGGATCATTCGAGGTTGGCGCTGGTCTTCGGCACGGAGGGTCATGGCCTGACTGCACGCGCAGATCAACTGCTCGACCTCCGGGTCACCATCCCGATGGCAGGTGGCGTCGACTCGCTGAACGTTGCCGCATCGTCCGCGGTCGCGTTCTACGCAACGCGGTAGCCGAGTCGGTTCGGGTCGGCGACGGATCGTGTGGCTCGGGTGACCATAGGGTGGACGCGTGCTCGAACTCGTGCTGCCGGATGCGTCTCGCCGTCAAGCGTTCTGGGAGGCGCACGCGGAGTGGGGGCCGGGGTTGCACGAAGACGGCTTCGGGATCGGTGCGGACGACGATGTCGAGTCGGAGGCCGGATTTGCCCAGTGGTTGGACAAGCTCTGCTCGGGTCCGGGAAGCCTGTGGTGGATCGTCGGGGACGAGGTGGTCGTGGGCGGGATCGCTTTGCGCGCTGAACGCGACGAGCGTGCCGCTGAGCACGGGCATCTCGGCTACGGAGTCCGCCCGTCGGCACGAGGCCGCGGGGTCGCGAGTTGGGCTGTGGATCGCGTACTCGAGCATGCGCGACGCCAGGGCCGGTTCGACCTGATCGCGGTGTGCCGCGACGACAACCTCGCGTCGATCCACACACTTGAGGGATGCGGCGGACGATTCCAGGCGAGATTCCAAAGAGGCGATGTCGGGCTACGGCGTTATGTGATCCCCCTTTGACGGCTCGCGCTGGTGGCGCGCCGCCCTGAGTAGTCCGCGAGGTACGAGCGGGCGTATCGAAGGGTAGGGCGAGGTGGCCCGCAGAACAATTCGCGCTGGTCGAGTAGGGCGAGCCGCTAGGCGAGCCTGTATCGAGACCCGCGGTCACGGGCCGAACATGTTGTGTTGTCATGTTATTCGGCGGGTGTGGTGGTGTGGGTGCGTCCGGTGGGGGTGGTCCAGGTGCATACGCCGTCGGGGGTCATGGTGACCGACCAGCCGGTGGAGTGCTTGGCGCGGTGATGGTGGCGGCATAGGCAGTGAAGGTTGGTCGGGGTGGTGTCCCCGGCCGGCCAGGGGGTGACGTGGTCGATGTCGCACCAGCGGGCGGGGCGGGTGCAGCCGGGGAACCGGCAGTGCACGTCCCGGGCTCGCACGAAGGCCGCGAGTTTCGTGCTGGGCCGGTAGTGGGTGTTACTGGTTGCGATGGTGACGCCGGTGTCGGCGTCCAGCAGGGCGCGGGTGATCGTGGCCCCGAACGATCGGGACAGTTCCTGGATGATGGTGGCGGGGATGATCCCGACCCCGGGCACGGTGGCATCACCGAGCCACGCTGTCACCGCGGGCTGCAGTGACGATGCTGGTGGTGTCGCCGGGGCCGGTGGTGATTGGCCCGGTGACCTCGTCGTGGTGTCGCAGTCTCTCTGGTGTTCGTGCTGCTGGTGGTGTTGCCAGTCGTCCCGGTCGTCCCGGTAGTCGTCCGGGTCGCACTCGTCGTCGTGGTCGTCGGGGTCGG
This genomic window from Flexivirga oryzae contains:
- a CDS encoding RNA methyltransferase — encoded protein: MAVIEITEAGDERVRDYFQLTDVALRRKLEPEHGLYIAESEKVIRRALAAGHRPRSYLMGRRWLTDLADLVEQADADGVPVYVGSDEVIEQMTGFHLHRGALASMHRPVLPAYTELLAGSGRSRIAVLEDLVEHTNVGAIFRSAAALGVDAVLVTPRCADPLYRRSIRVSMGTVFQVPWTRIEPWPDGIEALRAAGYTVAGMTLADDAVTLDELVAQDHSRLALVFGTEGHGLTARADQLLDLRVTIPMAGGVDSLNVAASSAVAFYATR
- a CDS encoding GNAT family N-acetyltransferase produces the protein MLELVLPDASRRQAFWEAHAEWGPGLHEDGFGIGADDDVESEAGFAQWLDKLCSGPGSLWWIVGDEVVVGGIALRAERDERAAEHGHLGYGVRPSARGRGVASWAVDRVLEHARRQGRFDLIAVCRDDNLASIHTLEGCGGRFQARFQRGDVGLRRYVIPL
- a CDS encoding HNH endonuclease signature motif containing protein is translated as MLKTEAQIETEFNDLLQRLYPPDPDDHDDECDPDDYRDDRDDWQHHQQHEHQRDCDTTTRSPGQSPPAPATPPASSLQPAVTAWLGDATVPGVGIIPATIIQELSRSFGATITRALLDADTGVTIATSNTHYRPSTKLAAFVRARDVHCRFPGCTRPARWCDIDHVTPWPAGDTTPTNLHCLCRHHHRAKHSTGWSVTMTPDGVCTWTTPTGRTHTTTPAE